In Planctomycetota bacterium, the sequence CCGGCAGCACCGCGACGACGCTCACGTTCTACGAGTGGTCGGACTCCGGCGGCAACACCTTCGACATTGCCGAGGTGCTCGTCAACGGGTCGCAGTTCTACCTCTCCGACGGAAACTCCCTCGACGCCTGGCGCGAGGTCGTCGTCGACCTCAGCGCCTTCGACGGCGTCTCCAGCGTCGACGTGACCTTCCAGTTCACGACGACGGGCGTTGTCGAACGGACCGGCTGGTACCTCGACAGCATCTCCGTCGCGCCGATTCCGGAGCCGACGTCGCTCGCCCTGCTGGGTCTCGGGGGCCTGATGGGCCTGCGTCGGCGTCGCTGATCGGGCACTGATCTTCTGCAGATAGGTGGGTTCATCTCCCACAGGGGCAGCCGCCGTGCTCGTTCGCGGCGGTTGCTTCGCGCGCACGCATTTCACCAAAGCGTCTGGCACACGCGCTGCTGCACTCCGCGTGCGATGAGCGACAACGGCCACACCGAAAGCGAGCACGAGGACCA encodes:
- a CDS encoding PEP-CTERM sorting domain-containing protein, whose product is MKIATFAACIAATSSAAVAQTATPYFSSFETGADGFVATGDWELGIPVGFVGSNASLEPTGGFDGDFAWGTVIGGDHNPSTVSTLSQVFDLSGSTATTLTFYEWSDSGGNTFDIAEVLVNGSQFYLSDGNSLDAWREVVVDLSAFDGVSSVDVTFQFTTTGVVERTGWYLDSISVAPIPEPTSLALLGLGGLMGLRRRR